In Halopseudomonas nanhaiensis, a single window of DNA contains:
- a CDS encoding response regulator transcription factor, translated as MLDILLVEDDRDLAATVMEYLELEGFRCDHADNGVTALKFGQDNDYDAMLLDLNLPRLDGLSVCQQLRADGNDVPILMLTARDQLKDKLEGFRAGTDDFLVKPFELQELVVRLLALTRRRSGQVKMLQCADLRMDLTAHEVTRAGVTLKVSPIGWKLLEALLRASPSALPRQKLEQAVWGEDAPDSNALKVHMHHLRKSLDGNADQPLLHTVAGYGFVIREPAP; from the coding sequence ATGCTGGACATTTTGCTGGTTGAGGATGATCGCGATCTCGCGGCAACCGTCATGGAGTATCTCGAACTGGAAGGATTTCGCTGCGACCACGCCGACAACGGCGTTACCGCGTTGAAATTTGGTCAGGACAATGACTACGACGCCATGCTGCTCGACCTGAACCTGCCCCGCCTCGACGGGCTCAGCGTGTGTCAGCAGCTGCGCGCGGACGGTAACGATGTGCCCATATTGATGCTCACTGCACGCGATCAGCTGAAGGACAAACTCGAAGGGTTTCGCGCCGGTACCGACGACTTTCTGGTCAAGCCTTTCGAACTGCAGGAACTGGTGGTGCGTCTCCTCGCCCTGACCCGCCGCCGCAGCGGCCAGGTGAAGATGCTGCAGTGTGCAGACCTGCGAATGGACCTCACTGCCCATGAAGTAACCCGCGCCGGTGTCACACTCAAGGTATCACCGATTGGCTGGAAGCTTCTCGAGGCGCTGCTGCGTGCATCACCTTCGGCGCTGCCCAGGCAGAAACTCGAGCAGGCCGTCTGGGGCGAGGATGCACCCGACAGCAACGCGTTGAAGGTGCACATGCACCATCTGCGCAAATCGCTCGACGGCAATGCCGACCAGCCACTGCTGCACACCGTTGCAGGTTACGGCTTCGTCATACGGGAGCCGGCGCCATGA
- a CDS encoding mechanosensitive ion channel family protein produces MPMLTTCRHLSLRSLLRLLLVMTCLTSLPLAAQTPGETDPAEQEAADAPEVPADPLGRTTPRGAFSGYIHAMAEDSYDEAAEYLDLTGLPRRIARQGGAEIARRLRIALDQGGDVQPSVALSEQPEGKLNDGLAPHMERIGSVALAGETVPLYLERTQETDEPLWRISSETLKYLPETLDEDMHTTVDQLLPSVLIKRKWQGVPIGHWLAMVTLAVAAYMLSRLIVAAVTGAARRILKRRFPDYPEGLVQAFALPVQVYLAVMIFVASAQRAGISIIVRQYFSQVTVLVAWFAILLLAWRLVDVIASALQSRMTRRANMGALSAIMFFRRSLKVLLVALGTISVLDIIGFDVTTGLAALGIGGIAIALGAQKTVENLVGGLSLIFDQPVRVGDFCKVGDIVGTIEQIGMRSTRIRTLDRTMVVIPNGDLSARVIENYAHRDRFWFHPALGLRYETTPDQIRYLLVEIRSMLYAHPRVDPDPARVRFTGFGSISVNLEIFAYVLASNYDDFLEVQEDLYLRIADIVKESGTGFAFPSQTVYLASDSGPSEDVVRAAEDKVQQWREAGDMPLPRFEPERVSELQGSIVYPPPGSSSLRN; encoded by the coding sequence ATGCCTATGCTCACAACCTGTCGCCACCTTTCGCTCCGTTCGCTGCTGCGTCTGCTGCTCGTCATGACATGCCTCACCAGCCTTCCCCTGGCGGCGCAAACCCCCGGCGAGACAGATCCTGCTGAACAGGAGGCAGCCGACGCGCCAGAGGTGCCGGCCGACCCGCTCGGGCGCACCACACCGCGCGGCGCCTTCAGCGGTTATATCCATGCGATGGCCGAAGACAGCTATGACGAGGCCGCCGAATACCTGGATCTGACCGGCCTGCCGCGGCGAATTGCGCGTCAGGGCGGAGCAGAAATCGCCCGCCGTCTGCGCATTGCCCTGGACCAGGGGGGCGACGTCCAGCCCTCGGTGGCCCTGAGCGAACAGCCGGAGGGCAAGTTGAACGATGGCCTGGCGCCGCACATGGAGCGCATCGGGTCGGTGGCGCTGGCCGGTGAAACGGTGCCGCTGTATCTCGAGCGTACGCAGGAGACGGACGAGCCATTATGGCGGATCTCCTCGGAGACCCTGAAATACCTCCCTGAGACGCTCGACGAAGACATGCACACGACGGTGGACCAGTTGCTGCCCAGCGTGCTGATCAAGCGCAAATGGCAGGGTGTACCGATCGGGCACTGGCTGGCCATGGTAACGCTGGCCGTTGCGGCCTACATGCTGAGCCGGCTCATCGTGGCGGCTGTGACCGGCGCGGCGCGGCGTATTCTGAAACGCCGCTTTCCCGATTATCCCGAGGGTCTGGTGCAGGCGTTTGCCTTGCCAGTTCAGGTCTATCTGGCGGTGATGATCTTCGTTGCGTCGGCGCAGCGCGCTGGCATCTCGATCATCGTGCGTCAGTATTTCAGCCAGGTCACGGTACTGGTTGCCTGGTTTGCCATCCTGTTGCTTGCCTGGCGGCTGGTCGATGTGATCGCCAGCGCCCTGCAGTCGCGCATGACCCGCCGAGCGAACATGGGCGCCCTGTCGGCGATCATGTTCTTTCGACGCAGTCTCAAGGTGCTGCTGGTCGCACTGGGGACCATCAGTGTACTGGACATCATCGGCTTCGACGTGACCACCGGCCTGGCGGCGCTGGGTATCGGCGGTATTGCAATCGCGCTGGGCGCACAGAAAACGGTGGAGAATCTGGTCGGTGGCCTGAGCCTGATCTTCGACCAACCCGTGCGCGTTGGCGACTTCTGCAAGGTGGGTGACATCGTCGGAACCATCGAGCAGATCGGCATGCGTTCGACCCGCATCCGCACGCTGGATCGCACCATGGTGGTGATTCCCAACGGCGACCTGTCGGCGCGCGTCATCGAAAACTATGCCCACCGTGATCGGTTCTGGTTCCACCCGGCGCTGGGCCTGAGGTACGAAACCACCCCCGACCAGATCCGCTACCTGTTGGTGGAGATTCGCTCGATGCTGTACGCCCACCCCCGGGTCGACCCCGATCCCGCCCGGGTACGCTTTACCGGGTTCGGCTCAATCTCGGTAAATCTCGAGATCTTTGCCTACGTATTGGCGAGCAACTACGACGACTTTCTTGAAGTGCAGGAGGATCTGTATCTGCGCATCGCCGACATCGTCAAGGAAAGCGGCACCGGCTTCGCCTTTCCGTCTCAGACCGTCTATCTCGCCTCGGACTCGGGGCCGTCCGAAGACGTCGTGCGTGCGGCCGAAGACAAGGTCCAGCAGTGGCGGGAGGCTGGAGATATGCCTCTTCCGCGCTTCGAGCCGGAGCGGGTCAGCGAACTGCAGGGCAGCATCGTCTACCCCCCGCCGGGTTCGAGCAGTCTGCGCAATTGA